The proteins below come from a single Alnus glutinosa chromosome 9, dhAlnGlut1.1, whole genome shotgun sequence genomic window:
- the LOC133876881 gene encoding receptor-like protein 6, protein MRSLAVFSWLFLMPIYSLFLISICVFGVSGQCLGNQQSLLLQLKNNLTFDPAMSNKLVNWNQSVDCCSWEGVTCHEGCVIGLDLTNEFISGGLDDSSSLFRLQHLQNLSLAFNKFKSTQIPSQFDKLTDLSYLNLANAGFAGQIPIAISRLTRLVTLDLSISIPDFFEIAPFLTLENPNLNMLVKNLSELIELNLDGVVISAQGKEWCHALSSSLPNLRVLSLSYCNLSGPIDSSLRNLKSLSIINLNRNNFSSPVPNFFADFKNLSSLEVFSSGLNGKFPKKIFQVPTLQMLLLSNNDLRGSLPEFPPNGSLRTMELSGTNFSGTLPHSIGNLKMLSIIDLSNCNFSGSIPNSLASLTQLVFLDMSSNMFNGSIPIFSMAKNLTKLYLSSNNLTGHITSTQWEELLKLESLVLYGNSLNGNIPVSLFSLPSLRVLKLESNQFSGQLKEFSNVSSCILERIYLDNNQLEGPIPMSIFELRGLLGLSLGSNKFNNSLDLRVIQLLKNLSYLDLSHINLLTEYNDFNLSLSSVQLETIILASCKLKFFPDFVRNQANLFILDLSNNQIYGELPTSIGQSLAFTKLLSLSSNKFYGTIPKSICNAPYLELLDLSNNSFSGRIPQCLIGMSGTKLEVLNLRKNKLNDTIPDAFPDNCGLQTLALNKNQLEGGLPKSLANCSRLEFMDIGNNHIGGTFPFYLNNTSLRVLVLRSNKFYGPISHPKLNAPWPMLQIVDVASNNFTGNLPIMLLSPCLQGFTDGAGEDPNYVYEP, encoded by the exons ATGAGATCACTTGCGGTTTTTTCGTGGCTTTTCTTGATGCCCATTTACTCACTTTTCCTAATTAGCATTTGTGTCTTTGGCGTGTCTGGCCAATGTCTCGGCAATCAACAGTCGTTGTTGCTGCAATTGAAGAACAACCTTACATTCGATCCTGCTATGTCCAACAAACTTGTTAATTGGAATCAAAGTGTTGATTGCTGTTCATGGGAAGGCGTAACCTGCCATGAGGGATGTGTTATTGGTCTCGACCTGACCAATGAATTCATCTCGGGTGGACTAGACGATTCAAGTAGCCTCTTCAGACTTCAGCATCTTCAGAACTTGAGTTTGGCTTTTAACAAATTCAAATCTACTCAGATTCCATCACAGTTTGACAAGCTAACAGATTTGAGTTATTTGAATCTAGCAAATGCTGGCTTTGCGGGGCAGATTCCTATTGCAATTTCACGTTTGACAAGGTTGGTTACTCTTGATTTATCTATCAGTATTCCTGACTTCTTCGAAATTGCTCCTTTCCTGACACTTGAGAATCCAAATTTAAATATGCTCGTAAAGAACCTTTCGGAGCTTATCGAACTTAATCTTGATGGTGTAGTTATATCAGCGCAAGGTAAGGAGTGGTGTCACGCCTTATCATCTTCGTTGCCAAATCTGAGAGTGTTGAGCTTGTCATACTGCAACCTTTCAGGCCCTATTGATTCATCGTTACGGAACCTTAAGTCCCTCTCAATTATTAATTTGAATCGTAACAACTTTTCTTCTCCagttccaaatttttttgcGGATTTCAAAAATCTGTCATCTTTGGAAGTCTTCTCCTCTGGGTTGAATGGAAAATTTCCAAAAAAGATCTTTCAGGTTCCAACGCTACAAATGCTTCTTTTATCAAACAATGATTTGCGGGGCTCTTTGCCAGAATTTCCTCCAAATGGATCTCTTCGAACCATGGAGCTTAGCGGAACCAATTTTTCTGGGACATTGCCACATTCTATTGGCAATCTTAAAATGTTGTCAATAATAGAtctttcaaattgcaatttcaGTGGATCAATTCCAAACTCATTGGCGAGCCTCACACAATTGGTCTTTTTGGACATGTCCTCGAACATGTTTAATGGATCAATTCCAATATTTAGCATGGCCAAGAATCTAACTAAACTTTACCTTTCTTCCAATAATCTTACTGGTCATATTACTTCCACTCAGTGGGAAGAACTTTTGAAATTGGAATCTCTTGTCTTGTATGGAAATTCACTGAATGGGAATATTCCAGTTTCTTTATTTTCCCTTCCATCATTGCGAGTGTTAAAACTCgagtccaaccaattttctgGTCAACTCAAAGAATTTTCCAATGTTTCTTCTTGCATACTAGAACGTATTTATTTGGATAACAACCAGTTGGAAGGGCCAATACCCATGTCTATCTTTGAACTTCGAGGTCTTCTAGGCCTATCACTTGGTTCAAACAAATTTAACAACTCCTTGGACCTTCGTGTGATTCAGCTATTAAAAAATCTTTCATACCTTGATCTTTCTCACATCAACTTGTTGACTGAATATAATGATTTTAACCTTTCATTATCCTCAGTTCAGCTTGAAACAATAATTCTCGCTTCTTGCAAGTTGAAATTTTTTCCAGATTTCGTGAGAAACCAAGCTAATTTATTCATTCTAGACCTTTCAAACAACCAAATCTATGGAGAGCTGCCAACAAGCATCGGTCAATCCCTTGCCTTTACGAAACTTTTGTCTCTTTCAAGTAATAAATTCTATGGGACCATCCCCAAATCAATATGCAATGCTCCATATCTTGAACTTTTAGATTTGTCAAATAATTCCTTCAGTGGCAGAATTCCCCAATGCTTGATTGGGATGAGTGGTACAAAACTTGAGGTGCTGAATCTAAGGAAAAACAAACTCAACGACACAATTCCTGATGCATTTCCAGATAATTGTGGTTTACAAACTTTAGCTCTCAATAAAAACCAACTAGAAGGAGGGTTACCAAAATCTTTGGCCAATTGCTCTAGGTTGGAGTTCATGGACATTGGGAACAACCACATTGGGGGTACCTTCCCGTTTTACTTGAACAACACATCATTGAGGGTCCTTGTTTTGCGATCTAACAAATTCTATGGGCCCATTTctcatccaaagcttaatgccCCCTGGCCGATGCTTCAAATTGTTGACGttgcttcaaataattttaCTGGTAACCTTCCAATAATGCTTCTTTCGCCTTGCCTG CAAGGGTTTACAGATGGAGCTGGTGAAGATCCCAACTATGTTTACGAACCTTGA